In one window of Maribacter sp. BPC-D8 DNA:
- a CDS encoding GIN domain-containing protein produces the protein MKKFALLVIVLFVSVNVFSQRKPKIKGNKNVIEVREDLEPFTAIELIDDLDIVIQKATTEGYALELDDNLLDVLKFKVDDGVLKISSFYNITSKKKLEITIFFQELSSIKMLNGKISMKDVISTNRLRVQTFGTSRLELNATADIMDITMEEISSGDFNIASDSLNITLKDRIDVKLYSTGASNNIYMYKNASAKVEGNADYLMAKMYGNSSLKAADLQANYVLLVTEDSPDVEVRALKTLQLSSKGGTRTKLYGEPQITILDFLDTSRLEKERN, from the coding sequence ATGAAAAAGTTCGCCCTACTTGTTATTGTATTGTTTGTTTCAGTTAATGTTTTTTCTCAACGAAAACCAAAGATAAAGGGGAATAAAAATGTCATTGAAGTACGAGAAGATTTAGAACCTTTTACAGCGATTGAATTAATTGATGATTTGGATATTGTAATTCAGAAGGCTACAACTGAAGGTTATGCTTTAGAATTAGATGATAATTTATTGGATGTGCTTAAGTTTAAAGTTGACGATGGTGTTCTTAAAATATCATCATTTTATAATATCACATCAAAGAAGAAACTTGAAATCACTATTTTCTTTCAAGAATTAAGTAGTATTAAAATGCTTAACGGCAAAATTAGCATGAAAGATGTTATTTCTACCAATCGTCTAAGAGTACAAACTTTTGGTACTTCTAGATTAGAACTAAACGCTACAGCCGATATCATGGATATTACAATGGAAGAAATAAGTTCTGGTGATTTTAATATTGCAAGTGATTCTTTGAACATAACATTAAAGGATAGAATAGATGTAAAATTATATTCTACTGGTGCTAGCAATAATATCTACATGTATAAAAATGCTTCTGCAAAAGTGGAGGGTAATGCAGATTATTTGATGGCGAAAATGTATGGTAATAGTTCTTTAAAAGCAGCTGACTTACAAGCAAATTATGTGCTTCTCGTTACTGAAGATTCGCCAGATGTAGAAGTAAGAGCGCTGAAAACTTTACAACTTAGTTCAAAAGGAGGTACTAGAACAAAACTATATGGTGAACCACAAATTACCATTTTAGACTTTCTAGATACCTCGCGATTAGAAAAGGAGCGAAACTAA
- a CDS encoding cytochrome c oxidase subunit I — MSATAHAHVDDHAHDDHGHHHKETFVTKYIFSQDHKMIAKQYLVTGVLIMGFIGIAMSLLFRMQLAWPGEAFPIFEALLGKWAPGGVMDADVYLALVTMHGTIMVFFVLTAGLSGTFSNLLIPLQIGARDMASGFLNMVSFWLFFLSAVIMVISLFVEAGPAAAGWTIYPPLSALPMAQPGSGLGMTLWLTSMAIFIASSLLGSLNYIVTVINLRTKGMSMTRLPLTIWAFFVTAIIGVVSFPVLLSAALLLIMDRSFGTSFFLSDIFIQGEVLHYQGGSPVLFEHLFWFLGHPEVYIVILPAMGLVSEIMATSARKPIFGYRAMIASILAIAFLSTIVWGHHMFISGMNPFLGSVFTFTTLLIAIPSAVKAFNWITTLWKGNLQLNPAMLFSIGFVSTFITGGLTGIILGDSTLDINVHDTYFVIAHFHLVMGISALYGLFAGVYHWFPVMFEGKLLNKNLGYVHFWVTAVAAYGVFFPMHFVGMAGVPRRYYENTAFPMFDELADIQVLMTVFAIIAGAAQLVFVANFIYSVFYGKVGPVNPWKSNTLEWTAEQKHVHGNWAGAIPEVHRWSYDYSKVDDNGEYIIPGQDYIPQHIPLQKDEEEMNH; from the coding sequence ATGTCAGCAACAGCACATGCACATGTAGATGATCACGCACACGACGATCATGGACATCATCATAAAGAAACTTTTGTAACAAAGTATATCTTTAGCCAAGACCATAAAATGATTGCCAAACAATACCTTGTAACAGGTGTATTGATAATGGGTTTTATTGGTATTGCGATGTCTTTATTATTTAGAATGCAATTGGCTTGGCCAGGTGAGGCATTTCCAATATTTGAAGCCCTTTTAGGAAAATGGGCTCCAGGTGGAGTTATGGATGCCGATGTTTATTTGGCTTTAGTAACTATGCATGGTACTATCATGGTATTCTTTGTTCTTACTGCTGGTTTAAGTGGTACGTTTAGCAACCTGTTAATTCCATTGCAAATTGGTGCCCGAGATATGGCATCTGGTTTCTTAAACATGGTATCATTTTGGTTGTTTTTTCTTTCTGCGGTTATAATGGTTATCTCATTGTTTGTTGAGGCTGGTCCTGCAGCTGCTGGTTGGACAATCTATCCGCCATTAAGTGCATTGCCAATGGCTCAACCAGGTTCTGGATTAGGTATGACATTATGGCTTACTTCAATGGCCATATTCATAGCATCATCTCTATTAGGATCTTTGAACTATATTGTAACAGTTATAAACTTAAGAACTAAAGGAATGTCTATGACAAGATTGCCTCTAACTATTTGGGCTTTCTTTGTAACGGCTATTATTGGGGTTGTTTCTTTCCCAGTTTTATTGTCTGCTGCTTTATTATTGATTATGGATAGAAGTTTTGGTACTTCTTTCTTCCTTTCTGATATATTTATACAAGGTGAAGTTTTACATTATCAAGGTGGTTCTCCAGTATTATTTGAACATTTATTCTGGTTCTTAGGGCACCCTGAAGTATATATTGTGATTTTACCAGCTATGGGATTAGTATCTGAGATTATGGCTACTAGTGCACGTAAGCCTATATTTGGTTACCGAGCTATGATTGCTTCTATTCTTGCAATTGCTTTTCTTTCAACAATTGTATGGGGTCACCATATGTTTATCTCTGGTATGAATCCATTTTTAGGCTCTGTATTTACATTTACAACTTTATTAATTGCGATACCTTCTGCGGTAAAAGCTTTTAACTGGATTACAACACTCTGGAAAGGTAATTTGCAATTAAATCCTGCGATGTTGTTTTCTATAGGTTTTGTATCAACGTTTATTACAGGTGGTTTAACAGGAATTATTTTAGGAGATAGTACATTAGATATTAATGTTCATGACACTTATTTCGTAATTGCTCACTTCCACTTAGTAATGGGTATTTCTGCCTTGTATGGTTTGTTTGCAGGTGTGTACCATTGGTTCCCTGTAATGTTCGAAGGAAAGCTTTTAAATAAGAATCTAGGTTATGTACATTTTTGGGTAACTGCTGTTGCTGCTTATGGTGTATTCTTTCCAATGCATTTTGTTGGTATGGCCGGTGTTCCAAGAAGATATTATGAAAACACAGCGTTTCCAATGTTTGATGAGCTTGCAGATATACAAGTATTAATGACTGTATTTGCTATTATAGCTGGTGCTGCGCAATTAGTGTTCGTTGCAAACTTTATCTATAGTGTATTCTATGGTAAGGTTGGACCAGTAAACCCTTGGAAATCTAATACGTTAGAATGGACTGCTGAGCAGAAACATGTTCACGGTAACTGGGCTGGTGCTATACCAGAAGTTCATAGATGGTCTTATGATTATAGTAAGGTTGATGATAATGGCGAGTATATAATTCCAGGTCAAGATTATATTCCACAACATATTCCGTTACAAAAAGACGAAGAAGAAATGAATCATTAA
- a CDS encoding cytochrome c oxidase subunit II — translation MTTLLTLAVLVLVAIAIWQLTKIFELSQLKTEQHQIATDSDNKNNGYMLFAFLVFIYGITIFSFWKYGKFLLPDAGSAHGEEYDSLMLVSMVIIFIVQTLTQALLHYFGYKYAGKKGQKALFYADNDRLEFIWTIIPVIVLAGLILWGLYTWTTIMDVNDEDDPLIVELYAQQFNWTARYGGGDNVLGSANVRLIDIDKANVLGLDEADTYAHDDVIVKELHLPVGRKVNFKMRSQDVLHSAYMPHFRAQMNCVPGMITEFSFTPIYTTEEMRMNQDVVDKVKRTNKLRAKKAVRTGEAIDPWEFDYILLCNKICGKSHYNMQMKIIVETEEEYNEWMKGQSTFAEMVMKDESSPAFNTVSSVSIGE, via the coding sequence ATGACGACATTATTAACTTTAGCTGTACTTGTTCTTGTAGCCATTGCCATTTGGCAATTGACTAAAATATTCGAATTATCTCAGCTTAAAACGGAACAGCACCAAATAGCAACGGATAGCGATAATAAGAATAACGGATATATGTTATTCGCATTCTTGGTATTCATTTACGGAATTACAATTTTTAGTTTCTGGAAATACGGTAAGTTTTTACTGCCTGATGCTGGTTCTGCCCATGGAGAGGAATATGATAGCTTGATGTTAGTATCGATGGTTATTATATTTATAGTACAGACATTAACACAAGCATTATTACATTACTTTGGTTATAAGTATGCTGGTAAAAAAGGTCAAAAAGCATTGTTTTACGCAGATAATGATCGTTTAGAGTTTATCTGGACAATCATACCCGTAATTGTATTAGCTGGTCTTATTCTTTGGGGATTATATACATGGACAACCATTATGGATGTTAATGATGAAGATGATCCTTTGATAGTTGAACTTTATGCACAACAATTTAACTGGACTGCTAGATACGGTGGTGGAGATAATGTTTTAGGAAGTGCTAATGTAAGATTGATCGATATAGATAAAGCAAATGTATTAGGTTTAGATGAAGCTGATACGTATGCACACGATGATGTTATTGTTAAAGAATTGCATTTACCAGTTGGTAGAAAAGTGAATTTTAAAATGCGTTCACAAGATGTATTGCATTCTGCTTATATGCCTCACTTTAGAGCACAGATGAACTGTGTACCAGGTATGATTACTGAATTCTCGTTTACACCTATTTACACAACTGAGGAGATGAGAATGAATCAAGATGTTGTGGATAAAGTGAAGAGAACTAATAAGCTACGTGCAAAGAAAGCTGTTAGAACAGGCGAAGCAATTGACCCTTGGGAGTTTGATTATATCTTACTTTGTAATAAGATTTGTGGAAAATCACACTACAATATGCAGATGAAGATAATTGTAGAAACTGAAGAGGAATATAATGAATGGATGAAAGGTCAGTCAACATTTGCTGAGATGGTAATGAAAGACGAGTCTAGTCCTGCATTTAATACGGTAAGTTCAGTTTCAATAGGAGAGTAG
- a CDS encoding quinol:cytochrome C oxidoreductase produces MYTFSNRLKIASFVLMIVGALGILGGFVMAPGTIAEAKEMVASHDGGHGDAHEVEAEHATKENDHAVAEAHGEEHDSSHDQHLLDQLQNRPWAALYVAAFFFFMISLGVLAFYAIQRAAQAGWSPLLFRVMEGITAYLVPGGIIVFVILLLSVLHMNHLFIWMDESVVAHDALLQGKAGYLNPTFFLIRAAIFLAGWIGYREYSRKLSIAQDASDDNSNFKLNFRISAGFLVFYLISESIMSWDWIMSVEPHWFSTLFGWYIFASMFVSGITVIAMVTIYLKSKGHLPDVNNSHIHDLAKFMFGISIFWTYLWFSQFMLIWYSNIPEEVTYYITRIADYRLPFFGMVAMNFLFPVLLLMNSDYKRINWFVILTGIVILAGHYMDIFNAIMPSTVGDNWYIGIPEIGSVLFFAGLFIFWIFRAISTQPLQPKRNPFIEESRHFHY; encoded by the coding sequence ATGTATACGTTTTCAAATAGACTTAAAATAGCTTCCTTCGTTCTAATGATAGTAGGTGCATTAGGAATCCTTGGAGGATTTGTTATGGCTCCTGGAACTATAGCAGAGGCGAAAGAAATGGTTGCAAGTCATGACGGAGGTCATGGTGATGCCCATGAAGTAGAGGCTGAACATGCAACGAAAGAAAATGATCATGCTGTTGCTGAAGCTCATGGCGAAGAACACGATTCTTCTCATGATCAGCATTTGTTGGATCAATTACAGAATAGACCTTGGGCGGCATTATATGTTGCAGCATTTTTCTTTTTTATGATATCATTAGGGGTGTTGGCATTTTATGCTATACAACGAGCTGCGCAGGCAGGTTGGTCTCCTTTGTTATTTAGAGTGATGGAAGGGATTACTGCTTACTTGGTTCCTGGTGGAATCATCGTATTTGTAATATTGCTTCTTTCTGTACTTCATATGAATCACTTATTCATTTGGATGGATGAATCAGTAGTTGCTCATGATGCATTACTTCAAGGTAAAGCTGGATATTTAAATCCTACGTTCTTCTTGATTAGAGCTGCTATTTTTCTAGCGGGTTGGATTGGATATAGAGAGTATTCTAGAAAATTATCAATTGCTCAAGATGCATCAGATGATAATTCGAACTTTAAGTTGAATTTTAGAATATCTGCAGGTTTCTTAGTATTCTATCTTATCTCTGAGTCTATCATGTCTTGGGATTGGATTATGAGTGTTGAGCCACACTGGTTTAGTACATTGTTCGGTTGGTATATCTTTGCTAGTATGTTCGTATCGGGTATTACCGTTATTGCAATGGTAACTATCTATTTGAAATCTAAAGGTCATTTGCCAGATGTTAATAATAGTCACATTCACGATTTGGCTAAATTTATGTTCGGTATTAGTATCTTCTGGACATACCTTTGGTTCTCTCAATTTATGTTAATATGGTATTCTAACATACCTGAAGAGGTAACATATTACATCACTAGAATTGCCGATTACAGATTACCTTTCTTTGGTATGGTGGCTATGAACTTCTTGTTCCCGGTTCTATTATTGATGAATAGTGATTATAAGAGAATCAATTGGTTCGTAATTTTAACAGGTATTGTAATCCTTGCAGGTCATTATATGGATATCTTTAACGCCATTATGCCATCTACTGTTGGTGATAACTGGTACATTGGTATACCTGAAATTGGTTCTGTATTGTTTTTTGCAGGTCTATTTATATTCTGGATTTTTAGAGCTATTTCAACACAACCGCTACAACCAAAAAGAAATCCTTTTATTGAAGAAAGTAGACACTTTCATTACTAG
- a CDS encoding c-type cytochrome yields MNSFKKLAILFGLAIVATACKTEGSRNYQYMPNMYESVGYETYSEVDFLPRESEAMLPPANTINRGWLPYEIENSPEGKELSRLQSSPLDSMNVETNLAKGGQLYTIYCAICHGDKGDGKGTLVKREKILGVPSYADPVRNLTVGSTYYTIHYGLNSMGSYASQMNTEEMWQVSEYVMTLKQDLTK; encoded by the coding sequence ATGAACAGTTTTAAGAAATTAGCAATACTATTCGGTTTAGCTATTGTAGCGACTGCATGTAAGACTGAGGGTTCAAGAAACTATCAGTACATGCCTAATATGTATGAGTCTGTTGGTTACGAAACTTATAGTGAAGTAGATTTTTTACCAAGAGAATCTGAGGCTATGTTACCACCGGCAAATACTATTAATAGAGGTTGGTTGCCTTACGAAATTGAAAATTCTCCAGAAGGTAAAGAATTATCAAGATTGCAGAGTAGTCCATTAGATTCAATGAATGTTGAAACTAACTTGGCTAAAGGTGGTCAATTATATACTATTTACTGTGCAATTTGTCACGGTGATAAAGGTGATGGTAAGGGAACACTTGTAAAAAGAGAAAAGATATTAGGGGTGCCTAGTTACGCAGACCCAGTAAGAAACTTGACAGTAGGATCAACATATTATACAATTCATTACGGATTGAATTCAATGGGTTCTTATGCATCTCAAATGAATACTGAAGAGATGTGGCAAGTATCTGAATATGTAATGACACTGAAACAAGATTTAACCAAATAA
- a CDS encoding DUF3341 domain-containing protein — protein sequence MASKVIHAFYDDDDVLMLAVKRVKAAKLHIEEVYCPFPVHGLDKAMGLAPTRLAITAFIYGCIGLIVATVMMNYIMIEDWPQDIGGKPSFSYLENLPAFVPIMFELTVFFAAHLMVITFYLRSRLWPFKEAENPDVRTTDDHFLMEIEIHDNEQELRDLLIDTGAVEINISEKNSH from the coding sequence ATGGCATCTAAAGTTATACACGCTTTTTACGATGATGATGATGTGCTAATGCTTGCCGTTAAAAGGGTTAAAGCAGCAAAGCTTCATATTGAAGAGGTATATTGTCCTTTTCCTGTACACGGATTAGACAAGGCAATGGGATTGGCTCCAACAAGATTGGCTATAACAGCTTTTATATATGGTTGTATTGGTCTTATTGTAGCAACTGTTATGATGAATTATATCATGATCGAAGATTGGCCTCAAGACATTGGTGGTAAGCCAAGTTTTAGCTATCTAGAGAACTTACCCGCATTCGTTCCAATTATGTTCGAATTAACGGTTTTCTTTGCAGCCCACTTAATGGTTATTACTTTCTACCTAAGAAGTAGATTATGGCCTTTTAAAGAAGCTGAGAATCCGGATGTAAGAACTACGGATGATCATTTTTTAATGGAGATTGAAATCCATGACAACGAGCAAGAATTAAGAGATTTGTTAATTGATACTGGTGCAGTTGAAATTAATATATCAGAAAAAAACAGTCATTAA
- the nrfD gene encoding NrfD/PsrC family molybdoenzyme membrane anchor subunit, whose amino-acid sequence MASHYEAPIRKPLVIGNKGYHDVTVDIAAPVEGRANKLWWLVFSIALVAFLWGVGCIIYTVSTGIGTWGLNKTVNWAWDITNFVWWVGIGHAGTLISAVLLLFRQKWRMAINRSAEAMTIFSVVQAGLFPIIHMGRPWLAYWVLPIPNQFGSLWVNFNSPLLWDVFAISTYLSVSLVFWWTGLLPDFAMIRDRAVLPFQKKIYSLLSFGWTGRAKDWQRFEEVSLVLAGLATPLVLSVHTIVSFDFATSVIPGWHTTIFPPYFVAGAIFSGFAMVNTLLIIMRKVCHLENYITIQHIELMNIVIMLTGSIVGCAYITELFMAWYSGVEYEQYAFLNRATGPYWWAYWSMMTCNVFSPQFMWFKKLRTSIMFSFFISIVVNIGMWFERFVIIVTSLHRDYLPSSWTMFSPTFVDIGIFIGTIGFFFVLFLLYARTFPVIAQAEVKSILKASGEKYKTLRDSGKPMYQITKLKAEVKEPITDDVLMGEVVPTVGDKVGVSDLLSAVGTFDATTQEADDLKKVKGIGPQMEATLNEIGIYTFAQVARMTESEYNLLDSITGSFPGRAQRDDWAGQAGILLNNKS is encoded by the coding sequence ATGGCGTCGCATTACGAAGCACCTATACGTAAACCCCTAGTTATTGGGAACAAAGGCTACCACGATGTAACTGTGGATATTGCCGCTCCAGTAGAAGGCAGAGCTAATAAACTCTGGTGGTTAGTTTTTTCCATTGCCTTAGTGGCATTTCTTTGGGGAGTAGGTTGTATTATTTATACGGTCTCTACCGGTATCGGTACTTGGGGTCTTAACAAAACAGTAAACTGGGCTTGGGATATTACCAACTTCGTTTGGTGGGTAGGTATCGGTCACGCCGGTACTTTGATTTCGGCAGTATTATTATTGTTCCGTCAGAAATGGAGAATGGCAATTAACCGTTCTGCAGAGGCAATGACAATTTTCTCTGTTGTTCAGGCAGGTTTGTTTCCAATTATTCACATGGGTCGTCCTTGGTTGGCTTATTGGGTACTTCCAATTCCAAATCAATTTGGTTCATTATGGGTAAACTTTAACTCACCACTTCTTTGGGATGTATTTGCGATATCAACGTACCTATCGGTTTCATTGGTATTCTGGTGGACAGGTCTTCTTCCTGATTTTGCGATGATTCGTGATAGAGCGGTTTTACCTTTTCAAAAGAAGATATACAGTTTATTAAGTTTCGGTTGGACTGGTCGTGCTAAAGATTGGCAGCGATTTGAAGAAGTATCATTGGTTCTTGCGGGTCTTGCAACACCTTTAGTATTATCTGTACACACCATTGTATCTTTTGATTTTGCTACTTCGGTAATACCAGGTTGGCATACAACTATCTTTCCACCGTACTTCGTAGCAGGGGCAATCTTCTCTGGTTTCGCAATGGTGAATACATTGTTGATTATAATGAGAAAGGTATGTCATTTAGAAAACTACATTACTATTCAGCATATTGAGTTAATGAACATTGTAATTATGTTAACGGGTTCTATTGTAGGTTGTGCCTACATTACAGAGCTGTTCATGGCGTGGTACTCAGGTGTTGAGTACGAACAGTACGCTTTCTTGAACAGAGCAACCGGACCTTACTGGTGGGCATACTGGTCAATGATGACTTGTAATGTATTCTCTCCACAGTTTATGTGGTTTAAAAAATTAAGAACTAGTATCATGTTCTCTTTCTTTATTTCTATCGTGGTAAACATAGGAATGTGGTTCGAAAGATTCGTGATTATCGTAACCTCTTTACATAGAGATTACCTTCCATCTTCTTGGACAATGTTCTCACCAACATTTGTTGACATCGGTATCTTTATTGGTACTATAGGTTTCTTCTTTGTATTGTTCTTGTTATATGCTAGAACATTCCCTGTAATTGCACAGGCAGAGGTAAAATCTATCTTGAAAGCATCAGGTGAAAAGTATAAGACATTAAGAGACTCTGGTAAGCCGATGTATCAAATTACAAAGTTAAAGGCTGAAGTTAAGGAACCGATTACCGATGATGTTTTAATGGGGGAAGTAGTTCCTACTGTTGGAGATAAAGTTGGAGTATCTGATTTGTTAAGTGCAGTTGGTACTTTTGATGCAACTACACAAGAGGCAGATGATTTGAAGAAAGTTAAAGGTATCGGCCCTCAAATGGAAGCTACTTTGAATGAAATAGGAATTTACACATTTGCTCAAGTAGCTAGAATGACCGAGAGTGAATATAATTTGTTAGATTCTATAACAGGTTCTTTTCCAGGAAGAGCACAACGTGATGACTGGGCAGGACAAGCAGGAATTTTATTAAATAACAAAAGTTAA